In Gossypium arboreum isolate Shixiya-1 chromosome 3, ASM2569848v2, whole genome shotgun sequence, the sequence TTTCAAGACGAGTTCTTTCATTCTGCTAGCTTTCAATTTGGTGAGCCTTTCCACTTCTGCTGATGCCTGTCGAAAATACCAAAAGTTTGAGCACCGATATTCCAGTAATTAGGAAAAAACCAGATTGGTGTAGCTCAAACCTGCTCAATCATCTCAGTTGAAAGAACACCAGGTTCAGTAACTTCAGGTTCCGATAACCTAAGAATAGAAGTGGCCCTTGAAAAAATATTCTTCTCAGCTTGAGGTGAATCCATCAAGTTCCAGAGTTCAAATAGTTGACCTGCAATATCCTTCAACTGCATTTCGAAAACAGGGTTTGGattcaaaattttcacaagaaAAATCAAATGAAAGCTAGGGAGGGGTATCGAACACCTTCTGCATTCGAATTCTTCTTTCAGATTTGAGCTTGTTAATGGTCTGCTCTAAGCCTTCAAATGTACCATTGCTAATATTCGTTGATTGTTCCTGGTTAGCCCTTTGCAAGCTCGGATGCACATCACTTACGGTCTGGGCAAAATCCAACCCTAGTACCCCACAAAGCAAATGAACCTCATTTACGTATTCCAAAACCTTATGAAGGCGATCAGACTGCAAAGGAAAATGAAATGCTTATATCATCAAAATCTAGAAtgaattttaaagattttattcAAATCCATTCAAAGAATTAAGTTCAAAGTTATGATCCCGAAAAGCATATGAACCTTGCACCCAATATGAGCTATGTATAGCGCCCATATCTTCTCCTGCATGTTATGCAGAAAGGATATAGGTATAATGATAgttatttgaaatgtttttacaGTAAAATCCATACCTTCTCCTTCTGAAGAGTCTGAAGACGAGTCTGAAATTCCGTAAGCCTTCTTAGCGACAAGTCTTGGTCTTCAAGAGTTAAACAGCTAATCATGGTATCATTTGGATAGTTGTAACCAGAAATTTCTCCACTGATCTTTTCAATTTGATTCTTTATATCTGcaaatttctttcttctttcttctttctttgtccTAAGATCCTCAAGCAGTGGAGTTATAGAAGCGAGTTTTTCTTTTAATGGTGCCATCTTCTTCTCTTTCTGAATCTGTGAGTAAGAATTAGAAACAAAATTAGCAAAGCAATACCATAAACGAAAATATGAAATGGCAAGATAATCCAATGCCAGATACCGGTGAATGTAGATTGAGCTCTCCAAGAGCTGCCATAAGTGTTGCAACCTCAGCTTCCTTGGCGGCAACAGATTGATGTAGACGTGCCTTGGCATTGGCAGCTTCCTCGACCTTCCGGCGGTATACTTCTAAGCATTCCCTCTCCAATTGCAATAGCATCCGGTCTTTATCAGCTTCACTTTCACCGATGTCGCTCCATATTTGCTGCTCTcaggaaaaaatgaaaaaaaaaatttaagagttGAAACGTGCATTGGATTCTTTTTCAGAATTGAGATTCAGAATCTTATCAGCTTGCACGTGAATTTTAATTAACAAGAAACTTAAGAGAATGAAAACAGTGAACCAATGACAAAATTAATCACAATCCTCAACAGAATCATACCTTATCATTTGCACAACTTATTTCCACAaagttatgtacatatgtatttacGCATGCTTAAAGAAAAAGCTAATTAATCAACAAAGTCCATCAAGTTATTCTTACTGAAAAACAAACATCAAAAGCAAAGATTAATGCTCTATGAGACCGTAGTATGCTAAACTTTTAGAAACAAAGGGAGTGAAAATAGAAAATTCAAACTAGCAACGATAAATTCTTCATTAAATTAAGAAATTCAAAACAATCCCTTGAAAGAAACCATTTAGAAAACCATTAAAAGATCCTTGCTTTACAAAAGACCATGGCAGTgtactaaaattaaaaaataataatttcagtGAACAGATCAGTAGCACAGGAACACCTTTTTAGCCTTAAAGCAGAAAATTGAAGGTCATTTTTCTCTTCAGAAACCCAAAAGGACCTTGAATTCGTCGCTATTACTAGACTCATTATGATACACGAGTTAAATAAACAGGAAACAATAAATGCTTTTAACTTTTAACAAAGGCATTAACTTTGTCAAACACCCATCATGTAAAGCAATTTCAAAACAATAAACAAGACAACCCatttcactcctttcttcccacCAAAAAAAGACCAGTGTTTAGTAGGAAGAAGAAACTCAAATAATTTGAAGGCAATAATTAAGAAGACAGAGAGAGGGCAAAGAGGACCTGAAGTTCTCTGAGCAATACATTGCAGCTTGTGCTTGTACGAGCACTGGTAACTAAAGGACTTTCAAAGGCCAACATTTTCACAGATCCTTCTCTCCCCAATGAttcaaaaccaaaatttaaaagTGAAGCCCAAGTTGGAAAAAGAAACACTCTTTAGCTGGTTCCCAGAACCAAAGTTGAAGAAAGGAAACTCAAAAGGAAGGAAAGTGAGAGGGAAATGAGTAGACATGAAAAGTCAAAAAAGACATTGCTTTGAAACAAACAACCTTGGCCTTCTTTCAGATCTGAAAAGCTTCAAATCAGAACACCCCCAACAAACGCTGTTTCTAAATAAATTGTTTCTTtcaccaaacttttttttttctctcttaagGAAAATGCAAAAACATTAACAACACCCACCAAAAAGGATCTGTAAACAGAATATGATAAAGGTAAAGTTTTgttcctttatttttattttttggttctTCCTCAAAATTTTTGAAGATAAGAGAAGACAGAGACAACAATGATTGGTaataaagaaaggaattcttAAGCTTTTAAAagtgagataaaaaaaaaaagggggttttgCTTAAAATCTCTAGGGTTTGTCTAAAATGCCAATGTAGTACTACTACTAGTAGGTTAAAACTTGAAAGAGATTAtcaaagaagaagagaagaagaagaataaaagatctgtttttttttttttctctcttctttttcttgggttttgggtcctgaaactGTTAAACACTCTTtgagttgaaaaaaaaaataaagtaagtACACTGAAACAAAAatccaatctttttttttttcccaaatattaaataattgaattattttgtTTGGAAAATAGTAAGAGGAAGGAACCGATGGGAGATCTATGCTTCCTGCATCGCTGACCCTCAGCGTGAATAACACATCCCAATAAAAAGTGGGTTTTGGCGGTTAAAATCAGGCTGGCGCGTGGGATGTCTCGCATAtaccttttatttttcttctgtGACGACCGACTCTTTCTCTTCTGGAGGTATTCcaaggtttatcatgcaaataaTGCATTTACTAGTTtggtattatttttaaaaaaaaaaatagtattttaagtccaaaatatatatatttacgaaTAAATcagttttaataataataattagaaaATAAGACATTTCCAATATAAATTAAAGTTTCTGGTGATGAAGGTGCGAGAATGGTGGGATGAAAGTTGAAAAGAGAAAGGCTTAACTGATAATTGCCCAATTTACTGAAATGGAATTGTTTGTGGTTATGACTATGTACTTTGGTTGGTACTTGATAGATACAAGTAGGTTGGGGTTTTTTTCCCCCCGAAAGCTTTGGTTTACTTTCTTACTTTCaagtattctttttttttttttaatgtggaTGTCTTTAGCATTGATGTTTAGCCGCTGTATgggtttttttattgtttaattaaaatgaaaattatattCGTCGATGAAaggcataataataataataataataataataataataataataataataatgttattgAAGaggctaaaataaaataaaataaaatatgataggTATGTTTGATTGACCTATGATCTGCCATCATTAATAACATCATTTTATCCCAATAATCATATAATTATTTTCTGTTTGGTGCTACCAATATTTAATTCCAATGAACAACTAACTAATCTTAATATAATTAaggaaaataattcaaatttttttttcaaatctccACTTCACCATTGAATGGATTAAGTTTAAGCAGGGAGAGGAAGACAAAGACAAAAAAATAGCTGGCCCTGGAGAAAATACAGGGTGATTGACCCTCTACGACAGAGACGATATGGGGGGCGGGTGGGTCTaattagaggtgatcatgggccgggccgggccaggTTCGGGCCGGGCccaagtaaaattttaggcccgtctactaggcccgggcccggcccggctcgaaatatgggcctaaaattttacccaagcccggcccgaaataaaattactaagcccgagcccggcccggcccgacccatattaattttttttcttattttattaaataaaaaatttaaaaatataataaatcaaatatatttaaaaacataaaataaatattaaaacaaataaaaataatactaaaacaattcttaaaacaatacacaaattaacaatataataaaaatagttatattaaaatttaaaataattaaaataaaaaaaaatattaatatataattgggcgGGCAGGCAGGCAGGCCCGGCCAAAAACTCTTACTCGAGGCCTGCCCGTTTTTAAACAGGCctcgttttttgcccaagcccatttttcggcctatatttttacccaaacctccCATTTTTCTAGGCGGGCCTTGGTAGTAGCCGCCCGACCATGATCACTCTAGGTCTAATTGTCCCCAATAACTTTtataactttctttcttcctattccatattgtaatatatataatttcacactCAATCCTTCACTTTTAATAACTTCattaaatttcacaattttagataTTTGATAAATACATTATTACACTACATGTTTAGTAACTTTAAAAATGACAtgtcaccttttcttttctttttctaataaaCAAGGTAGGAAtgataaaaaaaaactcaattatgACAATTCCAACTAAATCCTATTTGTTAAGgttgaattttcttttttcttttttttttttgaaaaattggtTTCAAACGGGTCGGGTTGGGTCAAATTTGTGGTAAATTTGCCTTGCCCCACCTCAATATATTTACAAAATACCacttatatataaatttattttttctttcaataaataaatatatattatgttttaagtctaaattcaaaaaaaaataatcttattttcttcaaaaaataatataattttaaaaatgtaaattatttgctttaaaataaaatataaaataattaaattaaatttggatTGGGTCGAGTCAAGTCTCCTATTAAATTTCAGGTTCGAGCAAGTTTTATTTTTAAGAGTTTGTGTTGGgttggattcatcaaggttctagTTAGGATCGAGGTGGGCAAAAATCCGTCCATGCCACCCCGTTGCCATCCCTAAATAAAGAGTGGAAGTTGAAAGTAACACAATTTGAACTCATATCAAACAAGTGTCTAACAATAACTTTAACCACGACTCTATTTAAGTTAAAACACATGttacttttaaattaaattatgatatgcataataaattatgttttattaaCTGTCtagtataaataaaattaaataaataaattattgtagTATACAACTtaactaataaaaattatttgcattacttattattgaaataaaatttaagattcaaACCCGACAA encodes:
- the LOC108479534 gene encoding 65-kDa microtubule-associated protein 6-like isoform X2; amino-acid sequence: MLLQLERECLEVYRRKVEEAANAKARLHQSVAAKEAEVATLMAALGELNLHSPIQKEKKMAPLKEKLASITPLLEDLRTKKEERRKKFADIKNQIEKISGEISGYNYPNDTMISCLTLEDQDLSLRRLTEFQTRLQTLQKEKSDRLHKVLEYVNEVHLLCGVLGLDFAQTVSDVHPSLQRANQEQSTNISNGTFEGLEQTINKLKSERRIRMQKLKDIAGQLFELWNLMDSPQAEKNIFSRATSILRLSEPEVTEPGVLSTEMIEQASAEVERLTKLKASRMKELVLKRRSELEDICRMTHIKPDASTSVEKSNALIDSGLVDPSELLANIEAQITKVKDEALSRKEIMDRIDRWLLACEEENWLEDYNQDENRYNAGRGAHINLKRAEKARITITKIPAIVDNLINRTLAWEEEKRALFLYDGERLVSILEDYKLTRKQREEEKKRCRDQKKIQDLLLTEREAIYGSKPSPRKSNSFRKTNGYRANGNGSMTPSTPRRNSVGGATPELLTPRSYSGRQNGYFKEMRRLSTAPINFVAISKEDTVSTYTSVCDSELGSPPHS
- the LOC108479534 gene encoding 65-kDa microtubule-associated protein 6-like isoform X1; amino-acid sequence: MLAFESPLVTSARTSTSCNVLLRELQQIWSDIGESEADKDRMLLQLERECLEVYRRKVEEAANAKARLHQSVAAKEAEVATLMAALGELNLHSPIQKEKKMAPLKEKLASITPLLEDLRTKKEERRKKFADIKNQIEKISGEISGYNYPNDTMISCLTLEDQDLSLRRLTEFQTRLQTLQKEKSDRLHKVLEYVNEVHLLCGVLGLDFAQTVSDVHPSLQRANQEQSTNISNGTFEGLEQTINKLKSERRIRMQKLKDIAGQLFELWNLMDSPQAEKNIFSRATSILRLSEPEVTEPGVLSTEMIEQASAEVERLTKLKASRMKELVLKRRSELEDICRMTHIKPDASTSVEKSNALIDSGLVDPSELLANIEAQITKVKDEALSRKEIMDRIDRWLLACEEENWLEDYNQDENRYNAGRGAHINLKRAEKARITITKIPAIVDNLINRTLAWEEEKRALFLYDGERLVSILEDYKLTRKQREEEKKRCRDQKKIQDLLLTEREAIYGSKPSPRKSNSFRKTNGYRANGNGSMTPSTPRRNSVGGATPELLTPRSYSGRQNGYFKEMRRLSTAPINFVAISKEDTVSTYTSVCDSELGSPPHS